One stretch of Prosthecobacter debontii DNA includes these proteins:
- a CDS encoding Calx-beta domain-containing protein produces MFFNPRTFLGWMGLLALAVVAVIAFSPWDSPLAPRATPRPEQVSNNGGQGQALPVPASRLGAVAEFQDWSGRYLRADAQLREQLEEQGLALAAARRPVFKQLIRDDPREALAQAVPMVVRQKLPASILAQLEDRVNDTGVLRVYRGRTVAGEPVSKHVAELQNGKTYSAHVYGRRAEKLTWTPSASLNGVALDSDFAINEDPMRVLEAGEVPNPEKPAVAVCPVSGRESVAAEEAAEPVPEDTPVVETAEEVVYLCNGTHVVLYRETLIMAEGSTGGPTAFTGILPSAPTPSMGVVRVIYIPTTYADQSAVPATEATAYQMMRDVSDYYATNSYGRLTLLTTVTPPVKLPHTENWYIQRDTSNGGDIDGEGVSMAHAREEAKKLGYDYTNFDCTVMRHNGGPGSYGGLGGGSTVWIRGDGAALTAHEVGHAFGLGHSNFWDTAGTSAVGAGTNQEYGDVYDVMGGGGVPNEHYNSQAKSQIRWLPRGNIEDITQTGLYRLYAYDQPTLEPTKRYALNITKDAQRVYWGELRQVYTGSTTRPWADKGLLLGWRYPSGSGGNLQRIDTTPGSPFGKDDAAISLGRTFSDTDSGIHITTVAVNTDTTPKSVDVQVNLGQFSTNQAPTLSLAASAEVVPVNATVTFTATANDADGDELAFSWQHFGDANYKVVDANAPVITRTFATAGSYLVACTVSDMKGGTATRHQLIIVGNGNGRFIISGRVTQGGQGLANVVVTANSANGVITDSDGYYSIPNLTATTYSMTPLLYGYSFSELFNNNVTVGPNFTGADFDASTSAGVTLTVDVAEAAENVAAVSARFTLTRTGDLSADLIVNMNPVQGGATRGADYQFSPDYVAGSQGFITFTIPAGEASLAVDVVPIDDNAEEGPETVLMELGQSTAYILGANTRGTLVIHDNDTTLPKVSLTSVNASTLEGSGEPAVLKLTRSGPVDAALSIPIARSGTASMGPDYALLIPSITIPAGAESTTFQISPVNDNVAEALETVIVKITSGVNHLADPLANAVTVSIVDDDVQIVNVSAGDAQGAEVNLALPDTQADTASFIVTRSGDISKDLTVYYSVSGTHNNGVPATHGVDYDALPGSLVIPAGQTRASVTILPRYDEVGEGTENVLLRLGSGSTLYQVGEASSAVITILDHPGDTPQVDVVQTANAAEPSTNGNFRITARGAGTGTLTVNYTITGTATSGVDFTALSGSTTLTLADGVPVVSNLSVVPLADSLPEEWETVTLTITPSSQYQSFGPTSSATLRILDDEQPTVFVDAQVGTSGNAYTATEGTTSNPTKFWISRDGPQNVAVTVNYTLSGTATNGVDYNTLSGTVVIPSGTQGVDVPVVITNDSAFEGTETIILNLSAGSYAIGNDSAKILITDNETSTQLVSFDSSGSVGSENVGQVSIPVSLTNAATTPTTVDYEIDGGIVGSSRSGMNSTTFVNAPPYWVRAVRDGSSMTSFISFDGTTWRQVAGSVTNNMSTSNYLVALVAGSGTSGQAAAVTFDNVSITNLALGASASASPTHLTIGTTNPGSTSSLSNGTYTFSAGNPGFSSSQSSDNIRTAYFTINGTSPTCTITARVVSMSGGGNSTRAGVMFRESIGASVRYYASLMALDNRFYIYSRNTPGSNNTYHTQFAMLKKPAWVQLQRVGETFTASMSNDGSSWTTVGNSQTVALSSEMLVGLAVSARLDGSVSDATFDNVSLTPAPPGGIRFVKRSIGFVLAEGSYQQNGGTHALSGSGASIGGNVDECEFAAMPISGDFTLIARVTSHDGGTWNAQAGVMARESAHMNGRMFYCGSQLNEGGEFIYRLRPLTDAAGSGLDHDLINGVLHFGIGEQTKNLVFNVIDDTIHEDTEKLNIALRNPYGAQLASANTVFTYTIEDNDAPSSVPYVGFASAASSGVESSVGQQVLVTLSSPAMTAISVGYTMAEGIATNADFVSASGTLQFAAGETVKSIPLTLVNDSLAESDETFSLTLANPTGARLGSLDLHTFTIIDDDKPVITLVATDPLASEADLDPGEFTFYRTGPTDSSLTVYYTVGGTASTNSDRTGVGTSVTFQPGFNYTRRLVTPLQDTANEGPETTILTISVDAAYIVGSPSSATVTIADDDRSTVTLVASDPDASETSGNPGEFTLTRTDPITSSLTVNLTRTGTATNGTDYTSIGSTVTFTANQSSRTIAVVPVDDSITEGREVVTLQLASGSYDIGGEGYDDVSIEDNDSPPVVFISGPTAQGPLIAEGNGIVVTATATDDGFPTALAYAWSCVSGPGQASFETPTALSTAVSFTQPGTYVLRCSVTDTQFTVSDQVTVVVGASLAGATWITQDLGPTTARRGAGLEKDGVFTLQGTGAGYASTNNDTAHVMVRQADGDGSVVVRLTALTGATTPLAGVTMRETLMRGSKRVVLGYLSGTGLQMRTRSTVSTSDTLTASVPGIVPPVWLKLEREAATGNISGSYAPDVGGSPGAWVPVGTASALYTTPRSSLGLTTTSNTSSALATATFEQMTLTPTASGPALMAEESNVSPNMPGTFSESNGTYTIAGSPTGVFYGWQFNGDLMVTAKHASATSGAGSATSGICIRESNDGGARVQVGRIPTSAYSGYFWTSIAGGSNTGVPSFTQATRWVRLIRRGNTITGFHAPDVGGSPGTWAQIGQPQTVIMTTPVMVGFSVNNNSGVGYNTVTFSNLSIVPLNKAPVISMATSATYPFGFNPLDATVTDDGFPLPAQLTTQWSHREGPVAVTFTDANAVDTQAFLGTSGNYRIRLQADDSSVVSFRDWLLQVEGSPFELWQAQHWEGYLNDPDAAEDRDPDFDGQVNLLEYAFGIRPTITDPSPVEFGTTIVGEDEYLCITVPKNPDATDVTFTVQASDDPGEPMRWSSDGLVTEVNTSTQLRVRDHVPLGSQRHRFMRVKVNR; encoded by the coding sequence ATGTTTTTCAATCCTCGCACTTTCCTCGGCTGGATGGGTCTGCTGGCGTTGGCCGTGGTCGCAGTGATTGCTTTTTCCCCCTGGGATTCGCCTTTGGCACCTCGCGCAACACCCCGACCTGAACAGGTTTCCAATAACGGTGGGCAAGGGCAGGCCCTGCCGGTTCCTGCGTCACGCTTGGGGGCGGTGGCTGAGTTCCAGGATTGGTCGGGGCGCTATCTGCGGGCGGATGCACAGCTTCGGGAGCAATTGGAAGAGCAGGGCCTTGCTCTCGCGGCAGCACGACGTCCGGTGTTTAAACAACTCATCCGCGATGATCCGCGCGAGGCCCTGGCTCAGGCAGTGCCCATGGTGGTTCGGCAAAAACTCCCTGCGAGCATCCTGGCGCAGTTGGAGGATCGCGTGAACGACACCGGCGTGCTGCGCGTGTATCGAGGGCGCACCGTGGCGGGTGAGCCGGTGAGCAAACACGTGGCGGAATTGCAAAACGGCAAGACCTACTCGGCCCATGTGTATGGACGACGTGCGGAAAAGCTCACTTGGACACCGAGCGCCTCCCTGAACGGCGTGGCCCTGGATTCGGACTTCGCGATCAACGAAGATCCTATGCGTGTTCTGGAGGCCGGGGAGGTGCCAAACCCAGAAAAGCCTGCCGTCGCGGTCTGCCCAGTTTCCGGCAGAGAATCCGTGGCAGCCGAAGAAGCGGCAGAGCCCGTGCCGGAGGATACGCCCGTCGTGGAGACGGCTGAAGAAGTCGTCTATCTCTGCAATGGCACCCATGTGGTGCTGTATAGGGAGACGCTGATCATGGCCGAAGGCAGCACAGGGGGACCCACCGCTTTCACCGGCATCCTCCCCTCTGCCCCCACGCCCTCCATGGGGGTGGTCCGGGTGATCTACATCCCCACCACCTATGCCGACCAAAGCGCCGTGCCCGCCACGGAGGCCACGGCCTACCAAATGATGCGGGATGTGAGTGACTATTACGCCACCAACTCCTACGGTCGGCTGACGCTGCTCACCACGGTCACACCTCCGGTGAAGCTCCCACATACCGAAAACTGGTATATCCAGCGCGATACCTCCAACGGCGGTGACATCGATGGCGAAGGGGTCAGCATGGCCCACGCCCGTGAAGAGGCAAAGAAGCTGGGCTACGACTACACCAACTTTGACTGCACCGTCATGCGTCACAACGGTGGCCCTGGCTCCTACGGTGGCCTTGGTGGAGGCAGCACGGTGTGGATTCGTGGCGATGGAGCCGCGCTGACAGCCCATGAAGTCGGACATGCTTTCGGGCTTGGCCACTCGAACTTCTGGGACACGGCCGGAACCAGTGCGGTGGGGGCGGGGACCAATCAGGAATATGGAGATGTCTATGATGTGATGGGTGGGGGCGGTGTGCCTAACGAGCATTACAATTCGCAGGCCAAGAGCCAGATCCGCTGGCTGCCGCGTGGGAACATCGAAGACATCACACAGACTGGGCTGTATCGTCTCTATGCTTATGACCAACCGACGCTGGAACCGACCAAGCGTTATGCCTTGAACATCACCAAGGATGCTCAGCGCGTTTATTGGGGGGAACTGCGACAGGTCTATACCGGTAGCACCACACGCCCCTGGGCCGACAAGGGCCTCTTGTTAGGCTGGCGCTATCCCAGCGGCAGTGGCGGCAACCTGCAACGCATCGACACGACTCCGGGCTCGCCGTTTGGAAAAGATGATGCGGCGATTTCCCTCGGGCGCACCTTTAGCGATACCGACAGCGGCATTCACATCACCACCGTCGCGGTCAATACTGACACCACACCGAAGAGCGTGGACGTGCAGGTGAATCTGGGACAGTTCAGCACGAACCAGGCACCAACTCTGAGCCTGGCGGCCTCCGCCGAAGTGGTTCCAGTGAATGCTACGGTGACCTTCACCGCCACGGCCAACGATGCCGATGGAGACGAACTGGCCTTTTCCTGGCAGCACTTCGGCGATGCCAACTACAAGGTGGTGGACGCCAATGCGCCGGTCATCACACGGACCTTTGCCACGGCAGGCTCCTATCTCGTTGCTTGCACGGTCAGCGACATGAAGGGCGGCACGGCCACCCGACATCAATTGATCATCGTCGGCAATGGCAATGGTCGTTTCATCATCTCAGGCCGGGTGACTCAGGGGGGACAAGGCTTAGCCAATGTGGTGGTCACGGCCAACAGTGCCAATGGGGTGATCACCGACAGTGACGGCTACTATTCGATTCCGAACCTGACCGCCACCACCTATTCCATGACGCCGTTGCTCTATGGCTATTCGTTTTCGGAGCTGTTTAACAACAACGTGACGGTGGGGCCCAACTTCACCGGAGCGGACTTCGATGCTTCCACTTCTGCCGGTGTGACTTTGACGGTGGATGTGGCTGAGGCCGCGGAGAATGTGGCCGCCGTGTCCGCGCGTTTCACCCTGACTCGCACGGGTGATCTGAGTGCGGATCTCATCGTGAATATGAACCCCGTGCAGGGCGGAGCGACGCGTGGCGCGGATTACCAGTTCTCCCCCGATTACGTCGCTGGCAGCCAAGGTTTCATCACTTTCACCATCCCTGCAGGGGAGGCTTCGTTAGCGGTGGATGTGGTGCCGATTGACGACAATGCCGAGGAAGGTCCTGAAACGGTGCTGATGGAGTTAGGTCAGAGCACCGCCTACATCTTGGGAGCGAATACGCGTGGCACTTTGGTGATCCACGACAACGACACCACCTTGCCCAAAGTCAGCCTAACCAGTGTGAACGCCTCGACCCTTGAGGGATCGGGTGAGCCTGCAGTACTGAAGCTGACCCGCAGTGGTCCTGTGGATGCGGCCTTATCCATTCCCATTGCACGCAGTGGCACGGCGAGCATGGGGCCTGACTATGCACTGCTGATTCCCTCCATAACGATTCCGGCTGGAGCCGAATCGACGACGTTTCAAATCTCCCCGGTGAATGACAATGTCGCGGAGGCTTTGGAAACCGTGATCGTCAAGATCACCAGCGGCGTCAATCATCTGGCCGACCCACTCGCCAATGCTGTCACAGTCAGCATCGTCGATGATGATGTCCAGATTGTGAATGTATCTGCGGGTGATGCTCAAGGTGCTGAGGTGAATCTCGCTCTGCCAGACACTCAAGCGGACACAGCGTCCTTCATCGTCACCCGCAGCGGCGATATCAGCAAGGATCTCACCGTTTATTACTCCGTCTCAGGCACTCACAACAATGGTGTCCCTGCCACCCATGGTGTCGATTATGACGCGCTCCCAGGTTCGTTGGTGATCCCTGCGGGTCAAACCCGTGCCAGTGTCACCATCCTCCCTCGATATGATGAAGTGGGAGAAGGCACTGAAAACGTGCTGCTCAGGCTGGGCTCAGGCTCCACCCTGTATCAAGTCGGCGAGGCCTCCAGTGCCGTGATCACGATTCTGGATCATCCAGGGGATACACCGCAAGTGGATGTGGTCCAGACCGCGAATGCAGCCGAGCCATCCACGAACGGGAACTTCCGAATCACGGCTCGTGGTGCTGGAACGGGCACCCTGACGGTCAACTACACCATCACTGGCACAGCCACCAGTGGCGTGGATTTCACGGCTCTCTCCGGCAGCACCACGCTCACTTTGGCCGACGGTGTGCCGGTCGTGAGCAACCTCTCGGTAGTGCCTCTCGCCGATAGTTTGCCAGAAGAGTGGGAGACGGTCACGCTGACGATTACGCCTTCAAGTCAGTATCAAAGTTTCGGACCCACGAGTTCGGCCACCTTGAGAATTCTCGATGATGAACAACCCACGGTGTTTGTGGATGCTCAGGTCGGTACATCCGGCAACGCCTATACCGCGACAGAAGGCACGACGAGTAACCCCACCAAGTTTTGGATCAGTCGTGACGGACCGCAAAATGTGGCGGTTACAGTGAACTACACCCTGAGCGGCACCGCCACGAATGGCGTGGATTACAACACCTTGAGCGGGACGGTGGTCATTCCATCCGGAACGCAAGGAGTGGATGTGCCTGTGGTGATCACCAATGACTCCGCCTTTGAAGGCACGGAGACTATCATCCTCAACCTCAGCGCTGGAAGTTATGCCATCGGCAATGACAGCGCGAAGATTCTCATCACCGACAATGAAACGAGCACCCAACTGGTTAGCTTTGATAGCTCGGGGTCGGTTGGCTCAGAAAATGTCGGGCAAGTTTCTATCCCGGTTTCACTCACAAACGCCGCCACGACACCGACGACCGTGGATTATGAAATCGACGGAGGTATTGTCGGTTCAAGCCGCTCCGGCATGAACAGCACCACATTTGTCAATGCTCCACCCTATTGGGTGCGTGCCGTGCGTGATGGCAGCAGCATGACGAGCTTTATATCCTTCGATGGCACGACTTGGCGGCAGGTGGCGGGTTCTGTGACCAATAACATGAGCACCAGCAATTATCTGGTGGCTCTCGTTGCGGGTTCCGGCACCAGCGGGCAAGCGGCGGCGGTGACTTTTGACAACGTTAGCATCACCAACTTGGCACTGGGCGCGTCGGCCTCTGCGAGCCCCACCCATTTGACGATTGGCACGACCAATCCCGGTTCGACCAGCAGCCTGAGTAATGGCACCTACACCTTCAGTGCGGGGAATCCGGGTTTCAGCTCGAGCCAATCGAGCGATAACATCCGCACGGCTTACTTCACCATCAATGGCACTTCACCGACCTGCACGATCACAGCACGTGTCGTCTCCATGAGCGGAGGCGGCAATTCGACCCGCGCTGGCGTGATGTTCCGTGAAAGCATCGGAGCGAGTGTGCGCTACTACGCCTCACTGATGGCGTTGGACAACCGCTTCTACATTTACTCACGCAATACCCCCGGGTCTAACAATACGTATCACACTCAATTTGCCATGCTGAAAAAGCCCGCTTGGGTTCAGCTTCAGCGAGTGGGGGAAACCTTCACGGCCTCCATGTCGAATGATGGCTCAAGCTGGACCACCGTGGGGAACAGTCAGACCGTCGCTTTATCTTCCGAGATGCTTGTTGGCCTTGCCGTCTCGGCACGCTTGGATGGTTCCGTCAGTGACGCCACGTTTGACAATGTCTCCCTCACACCCGCACCACCGGGAGGCATTCGATTCGTCAAGCGCTCCATCGGCTTTGTGTTGGCCGAAGGCAGCTATCAACAGAATGGAGGCACCCATGCTCTGAGTGGCAGCGGAGCCAGCATCGGAGGAAACGTCGATGAATGCGAGTTCGCGGCGATGCCGATCTCTGGTGACTTCACGTTGATCGCTCGCGTGACCAGCCACGATGGCGGCACCTGGAATGCTCAAGCGGGTGTCATGGCTCGCGAAAGCGCACACATGAATGGCCGCATGTTTTATTGCGGGTCTCAGCTCAATGAAGGCGGCGAGTTCATCTATCGCCTACGTCCTCTGACAGATGCGGCGGGCAGCGGCTTGGATCATGATTTGATCAACGGCGTGTTGCATTTCGGCATCGGTGAGCAAACGAAGAACCTCGTTTTTAACGTTATCGATGATACCATTCACGAAGACACCGAGAAGCTGAACATCGCGCTGAGGAATCCTTATGGAGCGCAGCTTGCCAGCGCCAACACCGTGTTTACCTACACCATTGAGGACAACGATGCGCCGTCTTCGGTGCCGTATGTCGGTTTTGCTTCAGCGGCTTCGAGTGGAGTTGAATCGAGTGTGGGGCAGCAGGTCCTTGTGACGCTGAGTTCGCCAGCCATGACTGCCATCAGTGTGGGCTATACCATGGCCGAGGGAATCGCGACGAATGCGGACTTCGTCTCCGCTTCCGGCACCCTGCAATTCGCAGCGGGGGAAACGGTGAAAAGCATTCCCCTGACTCTGGTGAACGACAGTCTGGCCGAGTCCGATGAGACTTTCTCCCTGACGCTTGCCAACCCGACAGGCGCTCGACTGGGCAGCCTCGATCTTCATACTTTCACCATCATTGATGATGATAAGCCGGTGATCACTCTCGTTGCCACCGATCCGCTGGCATCAGAAGCTGATTTGGATCCTGGGGAGTTTACCTTTTATCGAACCGGCCCAACCGATAGTTCGCTAACCGTTTATTACACCGTGGGCGGCACGGCTTCGACGAATTCAGATCGCACCGGAGTCGGCACGAGCGTGACCTTTCAGCCAGGATTCAATTACACGCGTCGATTGGTCACGCCGCTCCAAGACACGGCGAACGAAGGTCCGGAAACGACGATCCTCACGATAAGTGTCGATGCGGCTTACATCGTCGGCTCGCCATCTTCCGCAACAGTCACCATCGCGGATGACGATCGCAGCACCGTCACGCTGGTGGCGAGCGATCCCGATGCCTCAGAGACTTCAGGAAATCCCGGTGAATTTACCCTCACACGAACCGACCCCATCACCAGTTCCTTGACGGTGAACCTGACGCGCACGGGCACAGCGACCAATGGCACGGATTACACCTCCATCGGTTCCACCGTGACCTTCACCGCTAATCAAAGCAGTCGAACGATTGCTGTCGTGCCTGTGGACGATTCGATCACGGAAGGGCGTGAAGTCGTGACGCTCCAGCTTGCTTCGGGGAGCTATGATATCGGAGGTGAGGGCTATGATGATGTGTCTATTGAAGACAATGACAGTCCTCCGGTGGTGTTCATCTCAGGCCCCACGGCGCAAGGTCCGCTGATTGCTGAGGGCAATGGCATCGTCGTCACCGCGACCGCTACCGATGACGGCTTTCCAACAGCGCTCGCTTATGCATGGAGTTGTGTCAGTGGACCGGGCCAGGCTTCGTTTGAAACGCCCACCGCTCTCAGCACCGCAGTGAGTTTCACGCAGCCCGGAACCTACGTGCTGCGGTGCAGCGTCACGGACACTCAATTCACCGTCAGTGATCAGGTCACTGTGGTGGTGGGTGCCTCATTGGCCGGAGCGACTTGGATCACACAAGACCTGGGGCCAACGACAGCGCGGCGAGGGGCAGGCCTGGAAAAAGACGGCGTCTTTACCCTGCAAGGCACCGGGGCGGGTTATGCCTCAACGAATAACGATACCGCGCATGTCATGGTGCGTCAGGCCGATGGGGATGGCAGTGTGGTGGTGCGGTTAACCGCGCTCACCGGTGCTACGACTCCATTGGCCGGTGTGACCATGCGTGAAACGCTGATGCGAGGCTCTAAGCGTGTGGTCTTGGGCTATCTCAGTGGGACGGGCTTGCAGATGCGAACCCGGAGCACGGTGAGCACGTCCGATACCCTCACGGCCTCCGTGCCGGGTATCGTGCCCCCTGTCTGGTTAAAGCTCGAGCGTGAGGCTGCGACGGGAAACATTTCCGGCAGCTATGCGCCCGATGTCGGAGGTTCACCAGGAGCCTGGGTACCTGTAGGCACAGCGAGTGCGCTTTATACGACCCCACGAAGCTCGCTTGGCCTAACAACAACCAGCAATACTTCATCAGCTCTTGCGACAGCCACCTTTGAGCAGATGACTCTTACGCCCACCGCTTCAGGGCCTGCATTGATGGCGGAAGAATCCAACGTCTCACCTAACATGCCGGGCACCTTCAGCGAGAGCAACGGCACCTATACGATTGCGGGCAGTCCAACCGGCGTGTTTTATGGCTGGCAATTCAATGGCGATCTCATGGTCACCGCGAAGCATGCGAGTGCCACCAGCGGCGCGGGCAGCGCCACAAGCGGGATCTGCATACGTGAGTCGAATGATGGCGGAGCCCGTGTGCAGGTGGGGCGTATCCCAACGAGTGCCTACAGTGGCTATTTCTGGACCAGCATTGCAGGTGGAAGCAATACCGGGGTGCCGAGCTTCACCCAGGCGACGCGTTGGGTCCGCCTCATCCGGCGTGGCAATACGATCACGGGTTTTCATGCGCCTGACGTCGGGGGCTCTCCCGGCACCTGGGCTCAGATTGGCCAGCCTCAGACCGTCATCATGACAACGCCCGTCATGGTGGGTTTCAGTGTCAATAATAACAGCGGTGTGGGCTACAACACCGTTACGTTCAGCAATCTGAGCATTGTGCCGCTGAATAAAGCGCCTGTGATCAGCATGGCCACAAGCGCCACCTATCCCTTTGGCTTCAACCCTCTGGACGCCACGGTCACCGACGATGGTTTCCCGCTCCCTGCTCAGCTAACCACCCAGTGGAGCCATCGTGAAGGGCCTGTTGCGGTCACTTTCACGGATGCCAATGCTGTGGATACCCAAGCCTTCTTGGGCACCTCGGGAAACTATCGGATTCGCCTACAGGCGGATGATTCAAGTGTGGTCAGCTTCCGCGATTGGCTCCTGCAAGTTGAAGGTAGTCCATTCGAGCTGTGGCAGGCTCAGCACTGGGAAGGCTATCTCAACGATCCAGATGCCGCTGAGGATAGGGACCCTGACTTTGATGGGCAGGTCAACCTGCTAGAGTATGCTTTTGGAATTCGTCCCACGATCACGGATCCTTCACCGGTGGAGTTTGGCACGACCATCGTCGGCGAGGATGAATACCTCTGCATCACCGTGCCGAAGAACCCCGATGCGACGGATGTGACCTTCACGGTTCAAGCCTCCGATGATCCCGGCGAGCCCATGCGCTGGAGTAGCGATGGACTGGTGACGGAGGTGAATACCAGCACGCAGCTTCGGGTGCGTGACCATGTGCCTTTGGGTAGCCAGCGTCATCGGTTCATGCGGGTGAAGGTCAACCGATAA
- a CDS encoding SDR family oxidoreductase, whose translation MNTENCPLKTAPCPPTALITGGGGDLAQAIRLELESQGWQVHAPTRTQMDVTDKTQVQAVMGALPRLDLLIHNAGVLSDASMLKMTESDFQQVLQVHLKGAFLTTQAALKLMVKQRQGHIVTIGSFSALSGPVGQANYAAAKAGLIAFTQSLAAEYGPRNIRANCVLPGFLDTRMTRDLLAKHRPEVESRHTLGRLNTAEDAARFIAFLHTLENVSGQVFQLDSRIHRWG comes from the coding sequence GTGAACACTGAAAACTGCCCGCTGAAAACTGCCCCCTGTCCTCCCACCGCTCTCATCACGGGTGGTGGGGGTGATCTGGCGCAGGCTATTCGTCTGGAGTTGGAATCGCAAGGCTGGCAGGTCCATGCGCCCACTCGCACACAGATGGATGTCACGGACAAGACCCAGGTGCAGGCGGTCATGGGGGCTCTGCCTCGGCTGGATCTGCTGATTCACAATGCCGGCGTGTTGAGTGATGCCTCCATGCTGAAGATGACCGAGTCAGACTTTCAGCAGGTGCTCCAGGTGCATTTGAAAGGGGCTTTTCTCACCACCCAGGCCGCCCTGAAGCTCATGGTCAAACAGCGTCAAGGGCACATTGTCACCATCGGTTCCTTCAGTGCCCTCTCAGGACCTGTCGGGCAGGCCAACTACGCCGCTGCCAAGGCCGGACTCATCGCTTTCACCCAAAGTCTGGCCGCCGAGTATGGCCCGCGAAATATTCGCGCCAACTGCGTCCTGCCCGGTTTTCTCGATACCCGAATGACGCGAGATCTCCTGGCGAAGCACCGGCCTGAGGTGGAATCACGTCACACCCTCGGAAGGCTCAACACCGCCGAGGATGCGGCCCGTTTCATCGCCTTCCTTCATACGCTGGAAAACGTCAGCGGACAGGTCTTCCAACTCGACAGCCGGATTCATCGCTGGGGGTAA
- a CDS encoding YeiH family protein produces the protein MAEDTTPPPAKPSWWQNEDWLAVIAAVPLIAAVLSGWSPSIPKLGWTTSADFSKVFTASNFSAVASVGLVFILVSAIVLAASLGKKVLPFIGGAAVVFALAMVAQFLSGQSTVKAWGLEYVIFALALGLLWSHLLPTPAWLMTAVRTEFFIKVGIVMLGASILFQEMLKAGLPGLIQAAFVIPVVWHITFRLCRWLKVDDEFGVMLSTSVSICGVSAAIAACGAIQGDRKKLSYVTSIVLLCAVPMMVLMPPLIKTMGLNDAVGGAWLGGTLDTSGSVAAATEMISEAATKTGTIVKLSQNVLIGFAAFFISIWWTMRGGKDGTQTERPSVGVIWERFPKFVLGFIAASLAFSFAMSPEEAKAANGFLKGLRELWFTAAFVCIGLETRLGDLFKLGGGRPALAFLGGQAFNIVWTLLLAWLLFGGVLMGE, from the coding sequence ATGGCAGAAGATACGACTCCCCCTCCCGCGAAACCCTCTTGGTGGCAAAATGAAGATTGGCTGGCTGTCATCGCCGCCGTGCCGTTGATCGCCGCCGTGCTCTCGGGCTGGAGCCCGTCCATTCCGAAACTCGGCTGGACCACGAGTGCTGACTTCAGCAAGGTCTTCACAGCCAGTAACTTCTCCGCCGTGGCCAGCGTCGGCTTGGTCTTTATTTTAGTGTCCGCCATCGTCTTGGCCGCTTCTTTGGGCAAGAAGGTCCTCCCTTTTATCGGCGGTGCAGCGGTGGTGTTTGCTCTTGCCATGGTGGCGCAGTTCCTTTCCGGCCAATCCACGGTGAAGGCTTGGGGCCTTGAGTATGTGATCTTTGCTCTGGCTCTAGGGCTGCTCTGGAGTCATCTCTTGCCCACGCCTGCGTGGCTGATGACTGCCGTGCGCACGGAGTTTTTCATCAAGGTCGGTATCGTCATGCTCGGGGCCTCCATCCTGTTTCAAGAGATGCTGAAAGCTGGTCTGCCGGGGCTGATCCAGGCCGCTTTCGTAATCCCTGTGGTCTGGCATATCACCTTCCGCCTCTGCCGTTGGTTGAAGGTGGACGATGAGTTCGGCGTCATGCTCTCCACCTCGGTTTCCATTTGCGGGGTTTCGGCGGCCATTGCTGCCTGTGGCGCCATCCAAGGCGATCGGAAAAAGCTCTCCTACGTCACCTCCATCGTCCTGCTCTGTGCCGTGCCGATGATGGTGCTCATGCCTCCGCTCATCAAGACCATGGGGCTCAATGACGCCGTCGGCGGAGCTTGGCTCGGAGGCACACTGGATACCAGCGGTTCTGTCGCCGCGGCTACCGAAATGATCAGCGAAGCCGCTACGAAGACCGGCACCATCGTGAAGCTTTCCCAAAACGTGCTCATCGGGTTTGCCGCCTTCTTCATTTCCATCTGGTGGACAATGCGTGGAGGAAAAGACGGCACCCAGACGGAGCGCCCCAGTGTGGGGGTGATCTGGGAGCGCTTTCCCAAATTTGTGCTCGGTTTCATCGCTGCCTCCCTGGCCTTCTCCTTCGCCATGTCTCCTGAGGAGGCCAAGGCCGCCAATGGATTCCTCAAGGGATTGCGTGAGCTGTGGTTCACCGCCGCTTTCGTCTGCATCGGCCTGGAAACTCGTCTGGGTGATCTCTTCAAGCTCGGTGGGGGCCGCCCCGCCCTCGCTTTCCTGGGCGGGCAGGCTTTCAACATCGTCTGGACACTCCTCCTCGCTTGGCTGCTCTTCGGCGGCGTGCTGATGGGCGAGTAA